The Burkholderiales bacterium region CGGTGGCACTTCCGAAAAAAATGGATGCAGGAATACTGGTAATAGATAAGGACGAAGAAATCTTCCGCGTTACGCGCGAGCTAATCGGCGGGTTGTGCCAGGTAATCCACGCAGCGAATCTCGAATCCGCGTTCGCAGCATTACGGTCACAGGAAATCGCGGTCGTGATTGCCGATATTGACTCCGGCCACGAGCAACTAACCGCAATGTTGAAGCTCCTGAAACAGGAGCATCCGCAAATCCTGTCCGTCGTCGTCACCACCGCGTCGGATTCGGAACTCGTGATCGAGCTCATTAATCAGGCACAGATCTTCCGTTTCCTCAACAAGCCGGTGAACGTCCGACTGCTGAAAAGCCACGTGCATGCGGCGCTGCAGCGCTATCTCACCTACCGGCAAACGCCCAAGCTCGTCGCTGAGCGTCGGCCGCAGCTGGGCCAAGAAGAAGGGGCATCCTCGCTTGACAGCGGCATCCTCGACAGCATCAAGTCGCAGCACGGGCGGTAGGAAACATGAGAATCGGGAAATCGTAACTCTGGACTACGGGCGCGCGTTCGGCATGGTGCTCGGCAATCGCCCGGAACGATCGCCTTGAGAAACGTGATGCTAATTCGATTGAGCGAAGCAAAATCCCGCGGCACGTGCGCGATCGAGTTTAGGGAATCTCATATTTGTCCCCGCCTCAGGAGCGCCGCGCCAGCGGCAGATTCATTAATAGGTTCTGCGGTTTCATATGCAACCGGTTGTCGGCGGTCATCGCCATGCCGAGAAATACAGGTCGCCCGGCGATTTCTGTGCGCATATCTTGAGCATCGAGAAAATCCAATCGGAACAGGCACAACAGCCGGCGCTGGCGTTCCTCCGATACCTCCTTGCCGAGGTACACGTCATTTAGGATGGCGCTCGCCTCGGCATCCAGGCCGACATGCCAGAACCATTCCTCGCTCTCGATTTTAGGCACCGCGTTCACCTTTACCGGCACTTTATGAAAATGCTCAATCCATGCTTCGAGGACGCGGCACAACGCAGCGCAGCCGGGATGAGACGAATTTAACACAAGCACCGTATCGTGATATTCGTCGCGCCCCCAGTAAAATGCGGCGTTTTCGTCGTCCAGCACGGTCAGGCCAAGGTCTTTCAATGGGGCCTGCGCCTCGATGAGAAAGCGCCCGATGTTGCCAAGACCGCCGTTTTGCGCATGTGTATTTAGGGTTGCTGCATCTGCCGCCAGGACTGCGCCGTTATTGAAACTGATTTTCTGCTCCCGGAACAGCATTTCCGCCGCGCGCGCCCGCAATGGTTCAGGGTGCCACTCGAGAATGTGGCGCAAAATCACCTGAACCAAATGATCTATGAAAAGCGGCGGTACTGTCGCGTCGGCGTCCTGAAAGATTGCGGCATAACACGCCTCTAGCGACGGTGCTGCTAGCAATCGCTCCCTGAAACGAAGCATGATGCGGTAATTTTCCCGGGAATCTTCGTCGGCAATCGCGGCGACGCGCGCATCAGGCACTTGAGCCCGCGGATCGGCCAACAGGTCTTGATGCAGGGTGCGCTCGCTGGCACAAGAGCCCGGAATAGGGTGCAATTCGGGCCGCATAAAGTAACTGCGCAGGAAATCGTCGGTGAGAACCAGCCGCCCATGTGTTTCCCGCTTGAGTTGATGAAATCCGCAATTGGTCCAGAAATCGACCATCTTGACGAGCTGCACTCAAGCGCTGTGTTTTGCTTTGCCAGGCGGTAAAAACAATGCGGGTACCGATTTCTTCGGATGAGGTTGCCTCTGCGCAAGCGTTTGCTGCACAACACGCGGCTTGCCCGCCGGCGCAATATGTACAACGTTGCTGTGCTCACGTTTAAAAGCGTGCGGCTTCTCCATGCCCGGTCGGCCTCTGTCGTGATGATCTGCTCTCTGATTCGGCCCAAAACCGGGCACGGCTTTGACGGGCAGTGTGAACTTGAGGAAGCGTTCGACGTCCTTGAGCTGATCCGTTTCCTCTGGCGACACCAGCGATATCGCGCTGCCGGAACTGCCGGCGCGGCCCGCCCGGCCGATGCGGTGTACATAGTCTCCGGCGACATGCGGCAGCTCGTAATTCACCACGTGAGGCAATTCCTCAATATCCAGTCCGCGCGCCGCAATATCCGTTGCAACCAGTACTCTCACTTTGCCGCTTTTAAAATCCGCCAATGCCTGGATGCGCGCCGGCTGGCTCTTGTTGCTGTGGATCGCGGTGGAATGGATGCCATCGCGCACCAGCTGCTGCGCAAGCCGATTAGCGCTATGCTTGGTGCGGGTAAAAACCAGTACCTGCTGCAGATTTTGCGATTTGATAATGTGCGAAAGCAGTTCGCGCTTGCGCTTTTGATCAACTAAATGCACCACATGTTGCACCATCTCCGCCGCGGCGTTGCTTCGTCCAATTTCAATTCGCGCCGGTTTTTTCATAAGACTGTCCGCAAGTTTCTTGATGTCTTCGGAGAAAGTGGCCGAGAAAAGCAGGTTCTGCCTGTTTGTCGGTAGCAGTGCAAGAATTCTTCTGATGTCCGGCAAGAAACCCATATCCAGCATGCGATCCGCTTCATCCAGCACCAGGATTTCCACTCTGGACAGATTAACAGTCCTCTGCTGCACGTGGTCCAGCAGCCGCCCGGGGGTAGCCACCAGTATATCTACGCCTGACTGCAATTCCTTAATTTGCGGATTGATGTTGACACCGCCAAAGACTACTGCAGGTTTCAGCATGAGATATCTGCCGTAAGTGCGAACGCTTTCCGCCACCTGCATCGCCAGCTCGCGTGTCGGCGCCAAAATCAACGCGCGTATTGGGTGCCGCGCCGGAGACGTACTGGTATTGGAATGAATTTTTAAGCGCTGCAGGATGGGCCAGGTAAAGCCCGCGGTCTTGCCGGTGCCGGTCTGAGCTCTGGCCATCACGTCCAGCCCGGTAAGTATCGGCGGAATAGCCTGCTCCTGCACAGGCGTGGGTTCGCTATAACCCTGGTCGCTAATTGCGCGCAGAATTTCGGCCGAGAGGCCGAGTTTGCTAAAAGGCATAGTTCATTCTCCTAAATCGGCCTAACCGAGCAAAGCCCGGGACCGGTCTAGGCAAACGACTATATATTTCGATTCGTATGGGGTGAGGCTCCGCGGCCCAGACCGGACAGGGTGGCCGCACGTGCCGCCTATCATACATGATCATCGACAATTGCAAAACATGCATTATTTCGCAGCCAGCAGCTTCAGATCTTCAATGACCTGTTTGGAATTGCGTGAAGTATCGGCGCTGAGATAAACCTTGGCGATTTTTCCCTGAGGACTTATTAAGAAAGTATTACGCTTGGCAAACTTGATGATGCCCAGATTTAAAATTGAGCCATAGCGTTTCGCGGTGTCTCCATTTTTGTCCGCCAGCAAGGGAAAGGGCAGATGGTATTTCCTCGCGAACGCAGCGTGGCTCGCGCTATCGTCCACACTCACGCCTACCACCTGCGCACCCATTGCCGTCAGCTGCTGCAAGTCGTCGCGGAAGGTGCATGCTTGCTGAGTGCACCCCGGCGTATCGTC contains the following coding sequences:
- a CDS encoding peroxiredoxin codes for the protein MKFVILGLVLALGMVFWSNFVRAAGTPKAGEPAPDFSLPDQNGTVHSLRDFSGKWLVLYFYPKDDTPGCTQQACTFRDDLQQLTAMGAQVVGVSVDDSASHAAFARKYHLPFPLLADKNGDTAKRYGSILNLGIIKFAKRNTFLISPQGKIAKVYLSADTSRNSKQVIEDLKLLAAK
- a CDS encoding DUF6352 family protein, translating into MQLVKMVDFWTNCGFHQLKRETHGRLVLTDDFLRSYFMRPELHPIPGSCASERTLHQDLLADPRAQVPDARVAAIADEDSRENYRIMLRFRERLLAAPSLEACYAAIFQDADATVPPLFIDHLVQVILRHILEWHPEPLRARAAEMLFREQKISFNNGAVLAADAATLNTHAQNGGLGNIGRFLIEAQAPLKDLGLTVLDDENAAFYWGRDEYHDTVLVLNSSHPGCAALCRVLEAWIEHFHKVPVKVNAVPKIESEEWFWHVGLDAEASAILNDVYLGKEVSEERQRRLLCLFRLDFLDAQDMRTEIAGRPVFLGMAMTADNRLHMKPQNLLMNLPLARRS
- a CDS encoding DEAD/DEAH box helicase, with protein sequence MPFSKLGLSAEILRAISDQGYSEPTPVQEQAIPPILTGLDVMARAQTGTGKTAGFTWPILQRLKIHSNTSTSPARHPIRALILAPTRELAMQVAESVRTYGRYLMLKPAVVFGGVNINPQIKELQSGVDILVATPGRLLDHVQQRTVNLSRVEILVLDEADRMLDMGFLPDIRRILALLPTNRQNLLFSATFSEDIKKLADSLMKKPARIEIGRSNAAAEMVQHVVHLVDQKRKRELLSHIIKSQNLQQVLVFTRTKHSANRLAQQLVRDGIHSTAIHSNKSQPARIQALADFKSGKVRVLVATDIAARGLDIEELPHVVNYELPHVAGDYVHRIGRAGRAGSSGSAISLVSPEETDQLKDVERFLKFTLPVKAVPGFGPNQRADHHDRGRPGMEKPHAFKREHSNVVHIAPAGKPRVVQQTLAQRQPHPKKSVPALFLPPGKAKHSA